In Bartonella bovis 91-4, the following proteins share a genomic window:
- a CDS encoding YdaU family protein: MKQAEQSEFPNYEASTLPYVCWYQNDFLGGVRGMRAHEIGIYTILLNEIYARGRPLDLSPERLARLCGCDKRTFISVLEMLITEGKILNLTCGLWNKRCENVFRERAQLLEQKSFAGHSSAQKRKKINAKIQHLLNTCPTDDELNSKAQNEEKETPNGVSQKTGAFSDTPPHSSTHSSTTTSLKGHRLPANWVGDIHAAISEGLSEEQARWQEKKFRDYWHAKSGQQALKVDWSATWRNWYRREIERLKENQEKLCALSSGSNTVSCNTQEETLYRNLINYQAT; encoded by the coding sequence ATGAAACAAGCTGAGCAATCTGAATTTCCCAATTATGAAGCATCCACACTTCCTTATGTTTGCTGGTATCAAAATGACTTTTTAGGTGGGGTACGTGGGATGCGTGCACATGAAATTGGGATTTATACAATTCTACTCAATGAAATTTATGCGCGGGGTCGTCCTTTAGATTTATCCCCAGAACGTTTAGCACGCCTTTGTGGTTGCGATAAGCGAACTTTTATCAGTGTTTTAGAAATGTTGATTACAGAAGGCAAGATTTTAAATTTAACCTGTGGATTATGGAATAAGCGATGCGAAAATGTGTTTCGTGAGCGTGCACAATTGCTTGAACAAAAATCTTTCGCAGGTCATTCTTCGGCACAAAAACGTAAAAAAATCAATGCAAAAATTCAACATCTGCTTAACACATGCCCTACAGATGATGAACTTAACTCAAAAGCTCAGAATGAAGAAAAAGAAACACCTAACGGTGTTTCACAAAAGACAGGTGCCTTTTCTGATACACCCCCCCACTCCAGCACGCACTCTTCCACCACAACAAGCTTGAAAGGCCACCGCCTTCCTGCCAATTGGGTGGGCGACATTCACGCAGCAATCTCAGAAGGTTTGAGTGAAGAACAAGCCCGCTGGCAAGAAAAGAAATTTCGCGACTATTGGCACGCTAAAAGCGGCCAACAAGCCTTAAAGGTCGACTGGTCAGCCACATGGCGCAATTGGTACCGGCGTGAAATTGAGCGATTAAAAGAAAACCAAGAAAAGCTTTGTGCTTTATCATCCGGTTCAAACACAGTGTCTTGCAACACTCAAGAAGAAACTCTTTACCGCAACCTTATCAATTATCAAGCAACATAA
- a CDS encoding YqaJ viral recombinase family protein, translating into MPIIIDCVQGTDEWRQVRNGLITASLFEMVMARKKDGQKTQKYHCVMMKLAGERITGKSVEEGTTLSMRRGTQLEPNARQLYGTFMQTEPECIGFVLADDRKKGFSPDAFIGTSGLLEIKTKKPEILIPYFYQNIFPVEHKAQCQGGLWIAQREWVDLMLYWPDMPPLIKRAYRDEPYIHRLEAEINRFNDALENMVHKIQQVGRGLFTTIRQGNIPKQTN; encoded by the coding sequence ATGCCAATTATTATTGATTGTGTTCAAGGAACGGATGAATGGCGTCAAGTGCGCAATGGTTTGATTACGGCTTCTTTGTTTGAGATGGTTATGGCGCGCAAAAAAGATGGACAAAAAACGCAGAAATATCACTGTGTGATGATGAAACTTGCTGGAGAAAGAATCACAGGAAAATCTGTGGAAGAGGGGACAACGCTTTCTATGCGACGCGGTACACAACTGGAACCAAATGCGCGCCAGCTATATGGAACGTTTATGCAGACAGAGCCTGAGTGTATTGGTTTTGTTTTGGCTGATGATCGCAAAAAAGGTTTTTCGCCCGATGCTTTTATTGGAACAAGTGGTTTGTTAGAAATTAAAACGAAAAAACCTGAAATTTTGATTCCTTATTTTTATCAAAATATATTTCCTGTTGAGCATAAAGCACAATGTCAGGGAGGGTTATGGATTGCTCAACGTGAATGGGTAGATTTGATGCTGTATTGGCCTGATATGCCGCCTTTAATTAAACGCGCTTATCGCGATGAACCTTATATTCATAGGCTTGAAGCTGAAATTAACCGTTTTAATGATGCTTTGGAAAATATGGTACATAAAATTCAGCAAGTCGGCAGAGGGTTATTTACAACAATACGGCAAGGAAACATCCCTAAACAGACAAATTAA
- a CDS encoding transcriptional regulator: MNIDGWRHRLNEALKKSGRSKRSISLAAGKGAGYLHSILSEGKDPTIESLSNVCQTINVSMSYILYGENSSSEDREFIDLLAKISPEERQAILTLLRRPTDEVKP, encoded by the coding sequence ATGAATATTGATGGTTGGCGACATAGATTAAATGAAGCGCTCAAAAAAAGTGGGCGATCAAAACGCTCTATTTCCCTTGCGGCAGGTAAAGGAGCTGGTTATCTCCATTCTATTCTTTCTGAAGGAAAAGACCCAACGATTGAATCGCTTTCAAACGTGTGTCAGACAATTAATGTGAGTATGAGTTATATTCTTTATGGAGAAAATTCTTCTTCTGAAGATCGAGAATTTATTGATCTTCTTGCAAAGATTTCTCCTGAAGAGAGACAGGCAATTTTAACTCTCTTGCGCCGGCCAACTGACGAAGTAAAACCATAA